The region TTGGTCATGAcgttgtcaaagtcaacattctGGTTAGGATTCGTTCGTGACATGAAGTAGGTGGAGGATTGTCCAGTTGCGACAGAGTTACTCTCCGCATTGTTTGTTAGGACGAAGAAGCTTCCATCACGAATGTATTTGCGAACTCGTGCCCATCGTGATCGGGCAGGATTCCGCTCCACAGCAGGGTTGTACACGGAGAGCTGAGCCAATTTGGCGTAGTAGATTGTCAATCGACGAGCCATGCGCTCCAGAATCTGTAGTAGGAACCCTGAAAGAGCAGTCACTCGAGCCGAATCCCGGTCTGCaacgtcgtcatcatgaGACGTCCCTTGTGTTGTGATGTCGTCCAGAGCGTCCATGCCGGTGCATGCTTCCTGACGAAGATCCTCTAGGAGTTCAATGTCGAGCTCGACACTCTTGGCGGCATACATAAAGACGCCTCTTTCATAGAAGCGGAGTGAGCCTTCCTTATCGACGATCAGCTCACCTACTCGCCCAAGCTCCTTGGTACAAGTGATTGCATCGGGACTCGTTTTAGCACGCGCAATTGTTCCAAGTATATCAGGCAAGTTGGCTTCGATGCTTCCAGCCACACTGGCACTAGCCAAGCTGAAGGATAACTTGAGAACAAGTTCTTGTAGCTTCTCTCCGAACAGATTTTTGAAACCACCCTGGAGGAGTCGACTCTGATAGGCGTAAAAGGTGCGGGTGGCATAGCTGTTTGGCATACTCTCCTGTGACCATGAGTTGTATGTGCCAGCTGAGCTCCATGCCGATGGGAAATCCATGGTGCTTCCTGTCATTTCATGAACTTGGAACTGGTGCGCAACCAGTACTTCAACTGTAGTTTTCAGGTAATCTGCCCACAAGTCGTACATGGAAGAGAGTACCTCGTTGCCTTGGTAATTCGGCTTAGGGGTCAAGTGCCCAATGAAATATTTTGTCAGCAAACTAGACACCTCGGGGTTATTCGTATGCGCTAGGCTATCAAACGTCTGCGAGCAATCAACACCGGCATTGGATTTGATGATGAGCGTTCCACCAGGGTGCATGGGTACGAATTCCGTAACGTCATATACGCTTCCATGTACGGCGATCCACATCTGTGTGCCTTCGCGATGGCCAGTGTGAAGCGCCAGCTGAGAAAGAGGAAGCGTGGGAAGATTGCACGGAAGAGGTTTCGGCGTCATGAAGACGTCTAACATGAATCGTCGCTCCGCAAATGCTTTCTCGACAATTatgtcaacattgtcaacagTTGCGGTCCGGTACGTATAAACTGCTTTCCGAATACCATTCATTACAGAGTCAAAGACGGAGACGGAACCACAGACGTAAAGGTAGCCGCCGAGACCGCCTTGCttcttggacatgatgaGGTCGCAAATTGTATTGCCCTGCTCGACAATAAGGGAATCAATGTAACGTGGTGAAATGTGTTTCTCGACCAGTTCTCGCGTGTGAGGGTCATATGCGAGGCCGCGGGAGTCTCTGGAGAAGGCAATATGGGTTTCTATGAGCCCAGCATGAACGAGATTTCTTAGTTCTTCTTCGAAACAGAACTTTTCTCGGGACTGAACACCAAGATAGAGATAGTTTCTTCCCCCGGAGAGACCAGCGCTCGCCAACCGTGCCTGCCAGAAACCTCGAAACGGAGCGATGCCGCTGCCACCAGCGAAGAATGCACAAGACGCCATTGAGTCCAGCGGAAGTTGGAATGCAACAGGGCGAGAAACACCAATCAGtacttcgtcttcctcggAAAGCGATAAATTGTCTGCATTCGGGTTGGGGTTCAAGAAGCCGCTTGACACACCGGCACGCATCACACTTTCACCTTTGGCAAAGGTATCGCAGAGCTCATACTCTGCTCGGGAGAcagccaagtcaacagtGCTGGGAAGTAGATCCTCGGTGTAGCTGGCGATGGAATATGTCCTTGGCACTTCCAAGGTGACTAGGCTGGGCAACCATTTTGCTACCTGGCTCAAATCGAATGCCTTGTTCCAGATCGGGGCCGGCGTATCGGCGAGAGCGTTTTGGAGCAAATCTCCTAATGATCCCCGTACTGGCCACTCATTCGTAGCTAGTACTTGAAGGACCGTATTGGATGAGGCATGCAGCATTTCGTGGATCTGAAGAGCGAGTTCCTTTGTGATGGGTGCCAAGTGACCTCGACGCAGAATATCCGTCACAGTGAGTTTCTGCACCTTTGTATGTCTCACGGATGCGAGATGAGCCTCGAAGCGAGACCAATTCCCTTCAACGTCGAGGGGTTGGTCAATATGTTCTTCCAAACCCAATGCAGCTGCAACTTTGGCACACTCCTCCCAGCTGTTCAGAGGCATAACGGCTACTCTGTCCCCAGGCATGAAAGATACACCGGTGTTATATAGATCCAGCGTGACTAGTGAAATGGACCTGGAAGCATCAGAATCTACCATGGCGCGGTTGGAAACGCGAGACACGTAGCGACACTCCTCGAATGTGCCGCGCATCTGATGAGGTTCAACTGGAAGCGCCCCTCGATACGGTTCGAGGCGCTCCTTCATGGCGTCAGAGAACTGGCGATGAGTCTCCTCCCAAGGTCGTCCGGCATCAGCAGCACCCGACATTCCGTTGGTCTCTGTTCGTCCCGTCTTTCCAGCGACTTCGAGAATGCCAAAGACTTTGTATCGATGCACGCCCATGAATCCACGCTCGCCAGTGTAAGCCTCCACAATACCATCAAGAACCCCCATGAGTCTGGGATCACCTGAATGCTCGACAAACTCTGGTATGCGATAATGGTATTCGATGGCGGCGATGAAAGCACGGTGGTTGGAGGGAATCCAGGCTCTGAGATGAACACCTTCTGCGCCTAGGAACGACTTGTACCTGCAAACGTAAGTAATCGAACGTAACTTTGACCATATGAATACTTTTGTCTTACTTCTTTCGACCGAGAAATGCATCCATGACCAAATATGGAGGAAACTGTAACCCTGATGTAGCAGGGCAGCGCTTAGAAAGAGGCGCCGAAAACTTTGCCCAGTGAACCCACTGATTGGCAGGGACGTAGTTTTCACCAGCGTTGGGATTAACTGAAATGGAGTGAAAGGCATTAGGCATGCGCTCAAGGATCTCTTTCAGCCTTGTCATTTCCACAAGGAGACCTTCCACGTTGCGGTTCATGACGTGCTCCTGACATGCCGCGATGGCGTCTGGGCCGTGTTGGAACGACGCTACCACAAATTAGCATGAGTTGTGAGATAAACGAGATGAGTTAATGCACCTGAAGTATCTGCACAGCCCTTCAAAAACGCAATCTCAGCCTTGTAGCCAAAGATTGGCCACCTCAGTTGAGTGTTCTCAAATCGAGCCACATACGGACTCGCTGAggtcttgtccttgatcTTGAGATTATAGGAAGCCTGATCCGGAAACGTAAGATGAGGCAACACTCTCCCGAGTCTGCGGGAAATCTGGTGGTACGGCAAAGCCACAGTCATGGGAATGCCAACGAGTTCTTCGCCCAATTCGTCACCCATAGGACAATTCGGTCTCGTATTGGACGGAGTGGTCGAGCTATCCGTTATGCCATGCGTACCGTCGTGCTTCTCTTCGAACCGATAGATTGAACAAATGATACCCAGGGCTACGACTGCCGCCCACAAAGCTTGGTCAGGAATGACGTCTTCAGTCCCTTCCACCAGGGGCAAGGTTGCTACTGCTTCTCGAATTCGACCTCGAGCAACAACTCCCGGTAATCTCTCACAAAGATCCGACCATACTCTACCGGGAGATCTTGCAAGCGCCCCGGGTGATTCGTCGTAGTCAGGGGGACACATTCCGTGCTGAGAGCTGAGGTATCCGTCTCTCCAACCCGTCTCAGGCCCTATCTCTTCTGCACGGAGCATAACCTGACGTGCGGGCGCGCCAAGAGCCGCAGCAAGAGCATCTTGCTCATCGGCATTGTAAGCATCTAGCTCTGCTTGACTGGTTACGGCGCTGAGTTCTTGCTCTGATGGCATTCGCCTATTATAAAGCAGGTGATTAAGCGCCTTTCGCTCTCTACATACACCGATATTAGTCCTTCTGAAACAAAAGAGTAGTATGAAAGTCTGGGCATTGTACCTCATTCGCAGCCAatcctcagcatcaacgCCGCTTGAAATCTTGAGTCATCATTAGCATTGTCATTGAATCTTATATATCGCCAAGACTTACATCAAACACTGTGCGAAGGTCACCAGGTTGTGAGAATCCCGAAAACGCACAGCCTGCGGGCCCTCTTGTATGTTTGATGCTTGCTCTGCTGCTCATGCCGGCGCCCATTCCAGCCGGGCAGCTTCCTCTTGACCCCGAAACGGGACATGTTGACTCTCCCATAATTAACAGACCAAGCTTCCGTTGGGGTTGGGacaaaaaataaaacaagtCATGCGGCCACCAGGGCACGCTGTAACGACGTCGCCGGAACGTAATAAGTAACAATGAAAAGTTCAATTTTGGACTCAACGTGTAAGCAGAAGCCCAACAACTCTACACCCCATACGTCCTGATGTTCTCCAAGTTGGCTATATATTACTGATGAAGGGACAAATAAAAAGGGGGATGTGAGAACATGTGAGATGAATAAAAATATAAAAAGCATGTCAAGGTGAAATCAAAGCTCAACAACGGTCAAAAGTCAGGGAAGCCATGTCTCAGAAAAATGCCTAGGTAAGTAGTGCATGTTTCATCTGATTGGTCTCCATAGGACTTCAGTTTATTTGGGACGATGTTTCAGATATGTCTATTTAGATCCGAAGTGTTGGCTTACGTTGCTTCGTCAATTCGACCCTCTTTTGGTTTCACTGTGAAGGCCGGCTCATGGTGCCAGGAAGTGTTAGGCTTAAAAGTGATCCTGGACTCAGCACATGTGCATCTACGTGGAGCGAATAGATTCCTCGGGGGTATCAGACGGGCTTAGATGCTACAGGCTGGGCGTAAAgacgaggctgatgatggaCTTACAAGGCTGTTGTGACTCGCCATCCTGTGAATGAGCGATCCATGGCGACTTAACACAAGATGCCGTGAGCCTGAAACAACGCATGGCACAAATTGACCACTCTCGGTTCGGGTGTCATTACGAATATTGCGGAGATCAAGGTTTGCGATTCGACCGATGGAATGGTATGATGGGGTTGTAGATGTGTCAAATTGagctcgagcttctcgaATACTCAGTGGCGGGCATGTCATCGGGATCATCCGGCATGTTAGGCTCTTGCCACTTTCTGACAAGACGAAAACTTGATACAGTGACATTTGCACAATACCAGTTTCAGAGCTGCCTATGACAAGTTTAAACGCACATGAAAGACTTCTGGAAAGAGTATTAGCCTATGCTGTTCGCTTTTGCCAAGTGCTATATACAAGTTTGATCATCATCAGGGAGGCGACGAAGATTCAAATAGATTATACTGCATGATTTGAGATTATTAGTCACCAAAAGGAGGCTACGTTGATGTAGTAGTGATATTTGACAAATTCATAGCAAAATCTTTGTCCTTGTGTATCTGGTATTTGTCATTTcacaatgtccatgtctggccgCGATCGACGCCAGTCACAGCTTGGTGGATTCCATGTTTTGTACCTATAGGCTGTAATGAAGTTATGTCACAACATAGCCGGGGCTTGGTTCTGGAACACTGGGTAGGCAAAATATACAGATAAGTTCGGATAACTCAATTTGTATTGTATCTAAACTCCATACAATAGGATCCGTAGACTTAATTTGTGAAAACATGTATGCTGTACTGCTGCGACGCAAGAACTTGGCCAACTTCCCGGCAAGGCAATGCCGACGGAACGGAGATTCCCGTAGCTCTTGTGAAACTTCTAGAAAATACGTAGCAGATGTCCGGGCTCTGACATGCTGCGAAGGGTTCGGAAACTTGTCTATATCCACTGCTACTCTCCGGCAGCCGGAGACTGCTAATACTACCGGGTGTACCAGCAATGGGCCTTGGATTTCTCAAGGAAGAGTTAGCATTGACGCTAATGCAAGTAGGGTACTTGGTCTCTCAATAGGATCGTCGAGCGGACGTAAGGCTGCACTGCTATGTATCAGAGGGTCACATCCAAGCAGCTGCTACGAAAAACTTTCTATCTTTCCACCACTATGGCCGGCTAATCGTAGTGAAATGTGCCCAGAAAACGTAATGGAAACTGAAGAAGCTGCCACGCCCTTCGGCGCCTTGCACACCCTCAGTTCAAAAGCTCGACAATGCGCGCATCTTGAAACCATCTCGTTTGCTGGACATCTTCAATCAACTGCTGGAGTCCGGCCGCCACAGTCACACTAGACAATTTATCAAGAGACCCGCGTTATCCCGACCAGTAGCAGGCGGGAATGGTAGATGCGTTGTCATATTTTCAAAAATCGGGCAGTTGTCTGGTAGATATGGAAGGTATCAGGGTCATGCGTACATCAGAAACGGGCATTGACCGGAGAAACAGCGGAGTGCTTCCAGATGCTCTGAAAGGCGAATGAGGAGTGTGACGATGAGCCTCAAAACGCCACTGATGCGAGTAGACCTGGTAATTACATCAGCCTTTTAACCGTATAGTTTGCTTGGCCCCAGTCGCGTCCCGCCAAAGCCTAGTCAACAAGAATTGAGATTATTAGTAGTGAGATGCTCAAAGTGTATGTGTTAATATAAAAAGCCGTGGGCGATTTTGTACAGTCGAAAGCATCTCCCGAGACCCATAGGTGAGCCAGGGACGGAATTCAGGCTTGAATCTGGTGATGCCCAATGTCCTCAAACTTTGTTTTGTGACAAATTGGTGGTGGCTTGGATCTAGTTCTGTTGTCATGACGGTTCATTTGAGAGAAGATGGATAAAAGCTCTTGAGGAGTCAGATGCGTCATTCGCTGATCTCAAGCACATGTCGCATTGTAGTGTCGGGATAAGAATCCCCGGGAGAAGGTAACATTACTAAGAGAGCCAAGTTATTGGTTGGTGGTGTCTTCTTGGCAGGGCATTCCATGGTTTTATGAAGGCGATCTTTTGCAGCGCATGCACATGTACAAGTCGAGCATAGCTGAGTCTCATCCAACCACCATTAACTCGAGAAACACACTATGTTGACTGACAGACCATCTTGGATAGGGCCTTGTATTGCCGCGATAAACGATCAAGAGATTGTGGCTGCACATCCGGTAGCCCGGAAGTCCGGTGCCATTATCAGTCAGTCCAAGGTAGCATGTGCTTTTGGGTAACCCGATAGCGGACTATTTTATGCGTCGTGCATCAGACATTTGGACCAAATGGACACTATTGGTGATTTGCCAAGTCACTTGGTCACCAAACCCACTACATCTGGCAGACATTAGAGTTCTGCATAGTGCCCAATCGTTGCAAAGAGAGTGCGCCATATGCCATAGGTCCTATCTCAGATCTCCGTGGGGTTTATTTGCACTGGTTTCGGGTGAAACAATGAGCGTGGGGGCAAGATGTTGAAGACAGACGCATGTGAGTCTCCGTTTGTATGGGGGATCTGAGCATATAAGTATGCCAGCAAACTGACGGTTGGAGTTATGTGCAATTAGATGTGTTCGCTAGTTACTAGATCAGACCATCAGCATTGAGCTTCAACGACCGAAAATTTCACAATGTCTAAAGTCGACGATTCCTCTGTTGCCGGCGAGGCAGGCAGTTTCGTCGACTGCAGTACTTGCAGAG is a window of Pochonia chlamydosporia 170 chromosome 5, whole genome shotgun sequence DNA encoding:
- a CDS encoding sulfite reductase flavoprotein alpha-component (similar to Verticillium alfalfae VaMs.102 XP_003001160.1) encodes the protein MGAGMSSRASIKHTRGPAGCAFSGFSQPGDLRTVFDISSGVDAEDWLRMRERKALNHLLYNRRMPSEQELSAVTSQAELDAYNADEQDALAAALGAPARQVMLRAEEIGPETGWRDGYLSSQHGMCPPDYDESPGALARSPGRVWSDLCERLPGVVARGRIREAVATLPLVEGTEDVIPDQALWAAVVALGIICSIYRFEEKHDGTHGITDSSTTPSNTRPNCPMGDELGEELVGIPMTVALPYHQISRRLGRVLPHLTFPDQASYNLKIKDKTSASPYVARFENTQLRWPIFGYKAEIAFLKGCADTSASFQHGPDAIAACQEHVMNRNVEGLLVEMTRLKEILERMPNAFHSISVNPNAGENYVPANQWVHWAKFSAPLSKRCPATSGLQFPPYLVMDAFLGRKKYKSFLGAEGVHLRAWIPSNHRAFIAAIEYHYRIPEFVEHSGDPRLMGVLDGIVEAYTGERGFMGVHRYKVFGILEVAGKTGRTETNGMSGAADAGRPWEETHRQFSDAMKERLEPYRGALPVEPHQMRGTFEECRYVSRVSNRAMVDSDASRSISLVTLDLYNTGVSFMPGDRVAVMPLNSWEECAKVAAALGLEEHIDQPLDVEGNWSRFEAHLASVRHTKVQKLTVTDILRRGHLAPITKELALQIHEMLHASSNTVLQVLATNEWPVRGSLGDLLQNALADTPAPIWNKAFDLSQVAKWLPSLVTLEVPRTYSIASYTEDLLPSTVDLAVSRAEYELCDTFAKGESVMRAGVSSGFLNPNPNADNLSLSEEDEVLIGVSRPVAFQLPLDSMASCAFFAGGSGIAPFRGFWQARLASAGLSGGRNYLYLGVQSREKFCFEEELRNLVHAGLIETHIAFSRDSRGLAYDPHTRELVEKHISPRYIDSLIVEQGNTICDLIMSKKQGGLGGYLYVCGSVSVFDSVMNGIRKAVYTYRTATVDNVDIIVEKAFAERRFMLDVFMTPKPLPCNLPTLPLSQLALHTGHREGTQMWIAVHGSVYDVTEFVPMHPGGTLIIKSNAGVDCSQTFDSLAHTNNPEVSSLLTKYFIGHLTPKPNYQGNEVLSSMYDLWADYLKTTVEVLVAHQFQVHEMTGSTMDFPSAWSSAGTYNSWSQESMPNSYATRTFYAYQSRLLQGGFKNLFGEKLQELVLKLSFSLASASVAGSIEANLPDILGTIARAKTSPDAITCTKELGRVGELIVDKEGSLRFYERGVFMYAAKSVELDIELLEDLRQEACTGMDALDDITTQGTSHDDDVADRDSARVTALSGFLLQILERMARRLTIYYAKLAQLSVYNPAVERNPARSRWARVRKYIRDGSFFVLTNNAESNSVATGQSSTYFMSRTNPNQNVDFDNVMTKINATLAASTREPSLQPRTLNALHQTRGRSTSSSDIPGNAGALQAISQFVEKNNKAIRRMSKIPVGGLNLEQLAQAAAKMDLDAINTKTMLNKPQANYSPSFLLTKQQVFFAQSTAVREQRIKPRLAGAIPSVGREEHAETKWACNAVLYDWTN